Sequence from the Halococcus agarilyticus genome:
AGAGAACAGTCCTAAAATGACGATGGTCTAACACGACCCTCTCGTTTCACGAACCGTGTTGTAGTATAGATATGTCGTTTAGCGGTGGGTACACTACCTGTTCTTGCTGTTCTTGCATAGTGAGAGAACAAAGGGTCTCGCGTAACCTCTGCCGACGGGTGTCAGTAAGACCTATCCTCGTTAGTCGAAACCGGATATTGTCCGCTCAACCCGTCGAGTGTTGCGCCAATCGCTTTCTTTCACAATCTTCGACCCTCTCGAATACAAACGAGGTACGTTTACCCCACTCTTTGGCGGGAGAATCACCCTCCGGCGAAGGGATTAGTCGTCTGATTCAACGTATTCCAGCAAAGAGTATTCTTCCGACCCACAGTTAGGACACTCGGCGTTACCCACGGCATACGTACCAGTATCGGATATAGCAAGAGCAGTTATCGCACCACACTCGTCGCATTTGCCAGCAGCCCTATCCATATCTTCGACAGTCATGGTTCAATCAACACAGATAGGTATGGTAATCGTTGCGGTCAACCGGAGCTGTCGAGTAGGGGAATCATGAAGGTTCGTGATAATTGTCCGTAGTGGGGTACAGGTGTTCTGAATCAGAACCCATCCGCTCTTTGCTCATACAGCTCTTGCGCCATTTCAGCAAAATTCCGCGACGTGTACACCTTGCTCCTATTGCCAGCGTTCATTTGAGCGGACCAAAGTAGTTCGGCAAAGTCTGACTGTCGAACATCAACCCCTTCATCATTCAGGGAAACCAGATTGCCGACCATGTATCTGCTCGCCGGAGTCGCTGGACCTTTCCCTTTGTCACCGGGATATTCTTTTAGCTCATCATAGTCGAGTTTTCGAGCAGATATGGCCTGCTCGACCGAATGATACTCCGGTTTCGCAACAGAGCAGTTTCGAACGTAACTGTCGAGCGCGGGTCTGAAATCCTCCGCTTTCATCGAACCGTCAACCCATATCAATAAATGCCAATGAGTTTGCCCATAGTTCCGTTCCTTCGACGGTGTATATAGTTTGATATATGTGTAATCCCGGTCGCCGACTGCTCGACGGATTTGCTTCATGACTGTCGAGTGTGTCGAGTGAATCCGGTCGTGATAATCCAGTATCGGTGTACTTTTTGAGTCCTCGAAACACCCTCCACCGCCCGTTATCATAATCGTATGCGGGTTCTTGTAGCGCCATTGAACCAGTCTATCAACATCTAATATCCGGGCACATTGATAATCTGCATGAGCAGTCGAGTAGGCATGATTAGGAGGGCCTTGCGACGACTGCTCTTTGTCTGTCAACCACGACTTGAATTGCTCGACACGTTCCCCTTGCGTGATATTGCTAAGTTCGGGAATTTGATTTGATACGGCGATACGTGATAGTTCATTACATTTGTCCGTAGTGGGGTACAGGTGTTCTGATTGACCCACCTGCTCCGGTTCGCTCGACGTGTCGCCGTGGTCCCAATCGGATTGATATTGCTCAATGGCGCTACTCATGAGCAACCACCAAATTCGAGGGACGGCAGTCTATTTGCAAGCTATTCGTTCGTGTCGTACCCGATACGTTATCCGAAAGGTTTATATATCGGTAGAGATAATATATCCATGTATTGGTCATACGTTGCTCCGACTGGTCCTCGTCCCGTGATTTGATGGGTCACGGAAACTCGACCTATCTGTTTATTCAATCTTTCATAGTGACAAGTATTCGGTTCTGGTATTTAAGTGTTTCGTAAACCCTATTTTGATTTATCGTTGACGGGTTTATGTCAATCACAGCATAAGATGGCGCTCGCATACACTCGCTATCTTGTCGAGCGGTATCCAGTCTCGACAAGCGAGAGCTTCAACCGCTCGACGCCCGGATGAATGTCGAGCAGGGCTATGCCAGCGACCGCGAGCAGTTATCCTGAAAAGATACGCTCTGCTAAATCGGACTGGATTTTTTCCACCTCGGATTTTTCCTCTTCGGATAACTGCTCACTTTCGCTCGACGTAACCCGCTCTGTGCTACCCGTCGCGCTATGTCGAGCGTATCCATCCATAGACTCTTTCCGGTCGTTCGAACCGCCAGAGTCGCCCGAGAAGACACGTTCCGCGAGGTCCGCCTGTTTCGCTTCAATGTCGCTCTGCTCATTCATTTCTTCCGCCGAATGAGTAGCAATGCCTTCACGTAATGCGGTTTCTACGACCGTCGAAGGGTCACTATCAGCATCGCTCTTGTCGAGACGGGGCGATAATTCCGCAAACTTGTCGAGATATTCTACTTTAACTTTAGTCATCTTAATCATCCTCCTGTTCTTCGACGTGATTTTTCAAAATATCCAGAACGTATTGGGAAAATTCGTTGTTCTGATAATCAAATTCGCTGTAATGTGCGTCGTCGTAATTTATATCACTATTCTCCTTCATTTCTTCAAGCTTTTCGGCATATTCGTCGGGGATTGACATAGTAACCCGTCTCACGTCACCTCTTTGTGTCGTGAATCGTCCGGGTTCTCCCGAATATCTCTGTTCGGAATCACTCATTTGTTGTCACCTCAACAGTAGTTCCCTCAATTTCTCTGTCGATGAAGTAAATCATGAGTAAATCCAAAGTCTCGTAATACGGCGTATTGGTATCGCTATGTACGTATCTCTGAATCTTGTTTAGTCGCTCGATGTCGTCTTTTCGGACGCGCATGGTCGTTCTATTATCTGTCATGTACTTCAGACCTCTCACTTGTACTATATTACAGGGTAAATATACGCCATACTCGGCGGGTATCCGACCGAACAGAAATCAGCCAGAGTCGAGACTGTCGAGCGCGAAAGCAGGGATACGGAAAAACGCAAGTGTCGAAATGAAATCGCACGGGAGAGAACCGGAACCCGCCGATTTCTAACGAATTGAGATTTTGCCTCAATCCGCCATGTCTTCCAACAAGATATGACTTGAACTTAGTCAGTTGTCTGACGTTATTACGCGGTTCTTTTCCACCCGTCTCCGGGCGTACTTAAGTACGTTCTGCAAGTATTTAAATCTTTTGACAAATCGAGCGTCGAGCGATAGTGTCGAGTAGGGCAATATGCTGATTTCTATTCAGAGCGCCGCATTTGCTCTGTGAGCGATTTCACGGCGAAAAGGCATCCAGCCATTCGTTTCGCGTTCAAGCACCCTTAGCGGTTGCGTGAGCGGGCGGTAGTTGCCCAAATCCGCGCGCAAGAAATGCGCGCGCTCTGCCGTCGGTTGCGGAACAGAGCAAGAGTCGAGCAGAGACCGCACTACCGCAACGACCGCCAGAGCAGAGAACGCAACTGGATAATACCGCAACCGTGCCGCGACCGCACAGAGCGATTGTAAGAGCGCAGAGCGCGTTGTGAGAGACGCGAAGGTTCGGGCAAAGGAATAGGTCTAAACTACATCCAAGTGGCCGTAGTACGCCTCTGTGGTCGAACGCGAAGCGTGACGCAACCGTTTCGTTACCTCAATGAGCGGTTTGCCGTCGCGCCGAACCATTCGGTAGAACACCGAATGACGCAACTGGTGCGGGCCTACGTCCGACGGTTCGCCTCTGCCTTCGGGCGCTCTTGGGCGAACCTCTGCCTGCTCTGCGGCTTTCCCGACCATGTTCCTGATTCCTTGAGTCGAGATTCTATCCGACGACCTTCCGGGGAATAGTGCGACGGTATCCTTTCGCTGATACCAAGAGCCATTAATGTACTTCCGAAGCGTTCGCAGAGTATCGCTTGCAAGCCCGATAGTCGCGGGCTTCGGGCCACTATACGGTTCGTCTTCATTCCGGTCCTCTGGCGCGACGTATCCCTTTTGGATTGACGCGGGAATTGAAAGAACGCCGTCTTGAAAGTCAATCATGTCCGTGTCGAGCAAGCGCGTCTCATTCACCCGAAGGCCCGTATCGGCCATGACTGCTATCAGAGCATCGTTACGGTCGGCAAGATAGTGGGCGCTCTGCTCGACTGTCGCCATTCGCATTTCATCTATCTGCTCTGGCTTGAGCCAATACGTCGGTTTGTCGCCCTTGTCAACTTGGGTTTTCTCTGAACGGCCTGTTTTCGCTGTTTGGGATTCGCTCTGCATACGACATACACCGTTTGCCACCCACTTAGTTCTACCGAACTTTGGAGTTCTACCAGAAACCGAAAGTTGAGAGTTAGATAGTTGTCACGTTAGCGGATACCGTCGTTGTGAGCCTTGAGGCGTATGGTATTGGGCGATGCGGTTATGAGTCGCTTGAGCAGAGTGTTGGCTATTCAACTACTCTGTGTCGAGCAAGAGCGCGTGATTGAGTCGAGACCCACGGGTATCCGGCGACTGTCTCTGTCGCGCGCACTTATTGATTTGCTAACAGGATGTATCTGCTCGACAGCTCTGATTGCTCTGTCGAGTGTATCGGCCTATGCCTTCGCCCTCTGGCGTTTTTCTTTTTAGTGTCAGCATATAATGTCAATTATTTGATGCCCCCATCGACTTCAAAAATCTCGCGTGATATTGCCTGCGTTTTTGACGTATCACTACTGTCGCACCACCGTTACCTAATAGAGAATCAACTACTCAAGGTCTCTCGACAAGATAGACAGCAAAATAGTGGGGGAAACGGATTGAAATTTTCCTGACAGCGGATTGATAAATTAGAAATCCAATGAATAGTTCCCATCAATTTTAATATGTAAATAGAAGTGTCATACTGATTGATTTGTCTCCGGTCGTGTCAATGATTCTCACGTTCCGAAAGGTGTTACAGTAGTGATACCCCACAAGCAGTTAAACAACCAACACGTTTATAAACGTGAAAATACTAACTAATAACATGATTGAAGATTATCACGACAAGTGGGAGAACATGAAATCTACAAGCAAGCTCATTCGTTTCTGTCGGAACCAGCAAGAGTATGCCGACCGACTTACCAGATATGAAAAGATGGCTGTCTATATTGCTTGCAATATCCAAAATATCGGCAATCGCGCGAAAAACGGATATTGGCTCGACTCGTCGGATGTAAAACATCTAAT
This genomic interval carries:
- a CDS encoding tyrosine-type recombinase/integrase; protein product: MQSESQTAKTGRSEKTQVDKGDKPTYWLKPEQIDEMRMATVEQSAHYLADRNDALIAVMADTGLRVNETRLLDTDMIDFQDGVLSIPASIQKGYVAPEDRNEDEPYSGPKPATIGLASDTLRTLRKYINGSWYQRKDTVALFPGRSSDRISTQGIRNMVGKAAEQAEVRPRAPEGRGEPSDVGPHQLRHSVFYRMVRRDGKPLIEVTKRLRHASRSTTEAYYGHLDVV